In one Pseudodesulfovibrio tunisiensis genomic region, the following are encoded:
- a CDS encoding response regulator: MAKHILIVDDSKTVRNLVAFIMKKEGFKVTTAEDGLDGLEKLYSASEVDLIVSDINMPRMDGLTFIKTLREQQTYRDIPIVVLSTEGQDRDIETGLTVGANLYMVKPAQPEKLVRNVKMLLG; this comes from the coding sequence ATGGCCAAACATATTCTCATAGTGGACGATTCAAAGACCGTGCGGAATCTGGTCGCTTTCATCATGAAGAAGGAAGGGTTCAAGGTGACCACGGCCGAAGACGGACTCGACGGGTTGGAAAAACTCTACAGTGCGTCCGAGGTCGACCTGATCGTTTCGGACATCAACATGCCGCGCATGGACGGCCTGACCTTCATCAAGACTTTGCGGGAACAGCAGACGTACCGTGATATTCCAATTGTGGTTTTGTCCACGGAAGGGCAGGATAGGGACATCGAAACCGGGTTGACCGTGGGAGCCAATCTCTACATGGTCAAACCCGCTCAGCCCGAAAAGCTGGTTCGCAACGTGAAGATGCTGCTCGGGTAG
- the cas3 gene encoding CRISPR-associated helicase Cas3' yields the protein MQFDYWGKTFSNGEWHHACHHCLDVAAVAQALLRANPRWRTVMALLSPATETQTENLLLFLIACHDLGKLLPAFQNLDPALGKRLGHPARGGPHHTVLGLNLWNIVRPGVDLELPEEDLLKPLLVATLCHHGTPEAFRELSRRDIPRSTTEDAREYLLEVAALFPLAPFGDDPDFTHLSWLAAGLTILADWIGSNEHWFGPDSQWRGTSAYWPKAQEKASRAVADLHLKEVPPSPNSAFHTLLPHLPQNATPGLMQTAVMNLPEPSGPELLILEDLTGGGKTEAAILAAHRLMRHGLASGIFVGLPTMATANAMYDRLSESYHALFDTPDASLVLAHGGTVLNNDFIASLTHDTACDNGRSDGRATCSAWLADNRKKSLLAPCGAGTIDQALLSVLGARHQSLRLLGLCRSVLVADEVHAYDEYTGTLLKNLLTFHAAMSGSAILLSATLPRSLRQGLVAAWTKGRELADAPCEPFTAKEEHFPLMTRVADGRTMEQPVDTNRALNVTVLPEHDESAMFETLCRAHRDGACACWVRNTVYDVLEAARVLTEEYGLPTEDVLIFHAAFTGCDRAAIERKVLARFGKQSCAKDRRKKILLASQVVEQSLDLDFDLLLSDLAPMELLIQRAGRCHRHERQRPPGYEQAVMHVLMPNPAPDVAGTWYADFFAKGQYVYPDPALLWRTARLLCDKGCLRLPEDARELVEGAYGNREIRTPQALEEQTKALAKQLSDRAAANFVKLQFDCGYLADSNPWGPEITAPTRLGEPSHGLRLIRMENGTARLWADTGSGPTMPTCLRSEIRVMQSRVTEAVPPPTSPRAFDDLVAAMPDKGKWCVCLPVRETAPGIWKGKAKNGRGQEVTVRYSETSGLQID from the coding sequence ATGCAATTCGACTACTGGGGAAAGACCTTTTCCAACGGGGAGTGGCATCATGCATGCCACCATTGTCTGGATGTGGCAGCCGTTGCGCAGGCCCTGCTGCGAGCCAATCCCCGATGGCGCACGGTCATGGCTTTGCTCTCTCCGGCCACGGAAACGCAAACGGAAAACCTTCTTCTGTTCCTGATCGCCTGCCATGATCTGGGAAAACTGCTTCCGGCATTTCAGAACCTTGATCCGGCTCTGGGGAAACGCCTCGGCCATCCGGCAAGGGGCGGCCCGCATCACACGGTGCTGGGGCTCAATCTCTGGAACATCGTCCGTCCAGGCGTTGATCTCGAACTGCCTGAGGAAGACCTGTTGAAGCCGCTTCTTGTTGCGACCCTGTGTCACCACGGCACTCCCGAAGCATTCCGGGAACTTTCCCGGCGGGACATTCCTCGATCAACAACAGAAGACGCCCGGGAATATCTGCTGGAGGTCGCCGCGCTCTTTCCTCTCGCTCCATTTGGCGATGATCCGGATTTCACCCACTTGTCATGGCTTGCAGCGGGCCTGACCATCCTTGCGGACTGGATCGGCTCCAACGAACACTGGTTCGGACCGGACAGCCAATGGCGCGGGACCTCGGCATACTGGCCAAAGGCTCAGGAAAAGGCCTCACGGGCCGTGGCAGACCTGCATCTGAAGGAAGTTCCGCCAAGTCCGAATTCGGCATTTCACACCCTGCTGCCTCACCTTCCGCAAAACGCCACTCCCGGCCTCATGCAAACGGCGGTCATGAACCTTCCCGAACCGTCCGGCCCCGAACTGCTGATTCTGGAAGACCTGACCGGCGGAGGCAAGACCGAGGCCGCGATTCTGGCTGCACATCGGCTCATGCGCCACGGATTGGCATCCGGCATATTCGTGGGACTGCCCACCATGGCCACGGCCAACGCCATGTACGACAGACTTTCCGAATCCTACCACGCCCTGTTCGACACCCCGGACGCGTCGCTGGTTCTGGCACACGGCGGAACCGTGCTGAACAACGACTTCATTGCCAGCCTCACGCACGACACGGCTTGCGACAATGGCAGAAGCGACGGACGCGCCACGTGCTCCGCGTGGCTTGCGGACAATCGCAAGAAATCCCTGCTCGCGCCCTGCGGAGCCGGAACCATTGATCAGGCCCTGCTGAGCGTGCTGGGAGCGCGGCACCAGTCGCTCCGACTGCTCGGCCTGTGCCGTTCCGTGCTCGTGGCGGACGAGGTGCACGCCTATGACGAATACACGGGGACACTTCTGAAGAATCTGCTCACCTTTCATGCTGCCATGAGCGGCAGCGCAATACTGCTGTCCGCCACCCTGCCCCGGAGCCTGCGACAGGGACTGGTCGCGGCATGGACAAAGGGACGCGAGCTTGCCGATGCCCCCTGCGAACCTTTTACCGCAAAGGAAGAACACTTCCCGCTCATGACGCGCGTGGCCGACGGCAGGACCATGGAACAGCCGGTGGACACGAATCGCGCCCTGAACGTGACCGTGCTCCCGGAACACGACGAGTCCGCCATGTTCGAGACGCTGTGCCGGGCGCACCGGGACGGCGCCTGCGCCTGCTGGGTACGCAACACCGTATATGATGTATTGGAAGCCGCTCGTGTCCTGACTGAAGAATACGGCCTGCCTACCGAGGACGTGCTGATTTTTCATGCCGCGTTCACGGGCTGCGACAGGGCAGCCATTGAAAGAAAAGTTCTCGCCCGCTTCGGCAAACAGAGTTGCGCGAAGGACAGGCGCAAAAAAATTCTCCTTGCATCTCAGGTAGTTGAACAATCTCTCGACTTGGATTTCGACCTGCTCCTTTCGGATCTCGCGCCCATGGAACTGCTGATCCAGCGCGCCGGACGATGCCATCGTCATGAACGCCAAAGACCGCCCGGCTACGAGCAGGCCGTGATGCATGTGCTCATGCCGAATCCGGCACCGGATGTTGCCGGGACATGGTACGCCGACTTCTTTGCCAAGGGACAATATGTGTACCCCGACCCGGCCCTGCTGTGGCGTACGGCACGCCTGCTCTGCGACAAGGGATGCCTGCGCCTGCCCGAGGATGCGCGCGAACTGGTGGAGGGCGCCTATGGCAACCGGGAGATTCGCACGCCACAGGCTCTTGAGGAACAGACCAAGGCCCTTGCGAAACAGTTGAGCGACCGCGCCGCCGCCAATTTCGTGAAGCTGCAATTCGACTGCGGGTATCTGGCGGACAGCAATCCATGGGGACCGGAAATCACCGCGCCCACACGTCTGGGCGAACCGTCCCACGGCCTTCGTCTGATCCGTATGGAGAACGGCACGGCCCGCCTCTGGGCCGACACCGGTTCCGGCCCGACCATGCCCACCTGCCTGCGTTCGGAAATCCGCGTCATGCAGAGCCGAGTCACGGAAGCCGTCCCGCCGCCGACCTCGCCCCGGGCCTTTGACGATCTCGTGGCCGCCATGCCGGACAAGGGCAAGTGGTGTGTCTGCCTCCCTGTTCGGGAAACAGCCCCGGGCATATGGAAAGGCAAGGCCAAAAACGGCAGGGGCCAGGAAGTGACAGTGAGGTATTCCGAAACATCGGGATTGCAGATTGACTGA
- a CDS encoding protein-glutamate methylesterase/protein-glutamine glutaminase, giving the protein MIKVLVVDDSAFMRKAISTMLDKDPGIRVVGTARNGEEGLDMVRKLDPDVVTMDIEMPKMDGLTALRHIMMESPRPVLMVSSLTTEGAESTLKAMELGAVDFIPKQLSKVSLDIVKIERDLREKVKTVAMRKMRHALVRRAPRPKATLKRPTTVRGSRLVRDVVAIGVSTGGPPAVQKVLSALPEDFPASIVIAQHMPAAFTGPFAKRLDSVSRISVKEAEPGDVLRPGHAFVAPGGKHIVLDQKISRVDVVVSEEPRDALYKPSANVLINSVAEAVGHRGLGVILTGMGNDGMEGVQALKQKGGRALAQSDSSCVVYGMPKAIVDANLADEIIDLDDMAEAIFANLYK; this is encoded by the coding sequence GTGATAAAAGTGCTTGTCGTGGATGATTCCGCCTTCATGCGGAAGGCGATCAGCACGATGCTGGATAAAGATCCCGGAATCAGGGTTGTGGGAACCGCCCGCAACGGTGAGGAAGGGCTCGACATGGTGAGAAAGCTCGATCCGGATGTGGTCACCATGGACATTGAGATGCCGAAGATGGACGGTCTGACCGCACTTCGGCATATCATGATGGAATCTCCAAGGCCCGTGCTCATGGTCAGTTCCCTGACCACGGAGGGGGCCGAGTCCACGCTCAAGGCCATGGAACTTGGGGCCGTGGATTTCATTCCCAAGCAATTGTCCAAGGTGTCTCTTGATATCGTCAAGATCGAGCGAGACCTTCGGGAAAAGGTCAAGACCGTTGCCATGCGCAAGATGCGCCATGCACTGGTGCGGCGTGCGCCGCGTCCCAAGGCCACGCTCAAGCGCCCGACCACAGTGCGCGGTTCCCGGCTGGTGCGGGATGTGGTCGCGATTGGCGTGTCCACCGGCGGACCGCCTGCCGTGCAGAAGGTCCTGTCCGCACTTCCCGAGGATTTCCCGGCCAGTATCGTCATTGCCCAACATATGCCTGCGGCCTTTACCGGCCCTTTTGCCAAGCGGCTCGACAGCGTGAGCCGGATTTCCGTCAAGGAGGCGGAGCCCGGTGACGTGCTTCGTCCCGGACATGCCTTCGTGGCCCCGGGTGGCAAGCATATCGTGCTGGATCAGAAGATCAGCCGCGTCGATGTTGTCGTCAGTGAAGAACCGCGCGACGCCTTGTACAAGCCTTCCGCCAACGTGCTCATCAATTCCGTAGCCGAGGCCGTGGGACACAGAGGGCTCGGCGTGATCCTGACCGGAATGGGCAACGATGGCATGGAGGGCGTTCAGGCCCTCAAGCAGAAAGGCGGAAGGGCATTGGCCCAGAGCGATTCCTCCTGTGTGGTCTATGGCATGCCCAAGGCCATTGTTGATGCGAATCTGGCGGATGAAATCATTGACCTCGACGACATGGCCGAGGCTATCTTTGCGAATCTGTACAAGTAG
- a CDS encoding CheR family methyltransferase encodes MASLFSKTISLGKELKISDEEFVNLRGFIYEQCGIYIADNRKYLLENRLGNRLKKLNLKDFEEYYYYLRYDPGKASELKKLFEVITTNETSFYRNPPQLQVFQEKVLTDVLKVARSKGKKLRIWSAGCSTGEEPYTVSIIVHELLKSEVGAWDIRITANDLSDRVLESARKGVYNDYTLRTTPREIVSRYFDAEDKTFRIRPEVKKLVSFGQINLNDRTQMRRVERSQIIFCRNVIIYFDDDMKRRVISAFYDNLLPGGYLIIGHSESLHNISRAFKPIHFPGAIIYKKEE; translated from the coding sequence ATGGCATCGTTATTTTCCAAGACCATCAGCCTGGGAAAGGAGCTGAAGATTTCCGACGAGGAGTTCGTGAATCTTCGCGGGTTCATTTACGAGCAGTGCGGGATTTATATTGCGGACAACCGGAAATATCTTCTTGAAAACAGGCTCGGCAATCGTCTCAAGAAATTGAACCTCAAGGATTTCGAGGAATATTACTACTACCTTCGGTATGATCCGGGCAAGGCTTCGGAATTGAAGAAGCTGTTCGAGGTCATTACGACCAATGAAACGAGCTTTTATCGCAACCCTCCGCAGTTGCAGGTCTTTCAGGAAAAGGTCCTGACCGATGTTTTGAAAGTCGCTCGTTCCAAGGGAAAAAAGCTCCGCATCTGGTCGGCTGGCTGTTCCACGGGCGAGGAACCATACACTGTTTCCATCATTGTTCACGAATTGCTGAAGTCCGAAGTCGGTGCCTGGGATATTCGCATCACGGCCAATGACCTTTCCGATCGGGTGCTGGAATCGGCGCGAAAGGGCGTTTACAACGACTATACGTTGCGCACCACGCCCCGGGAGATCGTGAGTCGGTATTTCGATGCCGAGGACAAGACGTTCCGCATTCGGCCCGAGGTGAAGAAGCTGGTCAGCTTCGGGCAGATCAACCTGAATGACAGGACGCAGATGCGACGGGTGGAGCGTTCGCAGATCATTTTCTGCCGCAACGTGATCATCTACTTCGACGATGACATGAAACGACGTGTGATCAGCGCCTTTTATGACAATCTGCTGCCCGGCGGATACCTCATCATCGGCCATTCCGAGTCTCTGCACAATATTTCCAGGGCGTTCAAGCCGATTCATTTCCCCGGGGCCATTATCTACAAGAAGGAAGAGTAA
- a CDS encoding HEAT repeat domain-containing protein: protein MAECKEFLRLLKSDDKEIVREGAFRAGEHDCIEAVPLLAELLTTNHLGIQEAADSSLRKIGGKATVQAVLPLLRSDDAPVRNLAMDILREVGNQDIGSLTRLIHDEDPDIRIFVADILGSTANSLAVEPLCDALLKDPEVNVRYQAAVSLGELGMEEAAPCLNKAMKDEEWVQYSVIEALTKIGHSSSVDALVRALDGASDLVASMIIDALGEMGNVKAVTMLLRRMDDSATALRNKIVKAVVRILGGKSLTLLSEDEREKFRQYLLVALKDEDVDIQDAAIQGLAYVGGEKASRGILQIAGALDQDRDQERLAVILAFLAQIGLTDALKAGVLDENPEVARVAVQTVAQIGGDACDENGLICGVLKEAFWQVGLYIQRQIISVLAARASVEEKDFFIRVLEEHKDGTVLKSVVYMLGERFRLAEVVDRVFPLLDHQYDDVKEAALEALIAIDGPEVHERFAAMFASENPVDRLMSTYALGKMGPGSHGGILAAALEDEIPDIRKVAVEALASAAEDVEDWKSLLLTRLGDENKDVRLTVIEIMGRIYDDSFIPYLIEALGDHDDWVRIRAVDALGEHQEASAVPELIGLLESQNNFVVMKAMEALSQIGGTSAFRALLEITNSDEYELASAAEEAIARIQESQE, encoded by the coding sequence ATGGCGGAATGCAAGGAGTTCCTGCGACTGCTGAAAAGCGACGACAAGGAAATTGTGCGCGAAGGGGCGTTTCGCGCTGGCGAGCATGATTGCATCGAGGCCGTGCCGCTTTTGGCCGAACTGCTGACAACCAATCACCTCGGCATTCAGGAGGCGGCGGACAGTTCCCTGCGCAAGATCGGCGGCAAGGCCACGGTTCAGGCCGTCCTGCCCCTGCTGCGATCGGATGATGCTCCGGTCCGCAATCTTGCCATGGACATCCTGCGCGAGGTCGGCAATCAGGATATCGGATCGCTGACCAGGCTCATTCATGATGAAGACCCGGACATTCGCATTTTCGTGGCTGACATTCTTGGTTCCACAGCGAACTCGCTTGCCGTGGAACCGCTTTGCGATGCGCTTTTGAAGGACCCGGAAGTGAATGTCCGGTATCAGGCCGCCGTGAGTCTCGGCGAACTCGGGATGGAAGAGGCTGCCCCCTGTCTGAACAAGGCCATGAAGGACGAGGAGTGGGTTCAGTATTCCGTGATCGAGGCATTGACCAAGATCGGGCATTCCAGCTCGGTCGATGCATTGGTTCGGGCCTTGGACGGCGCCTCCGACCTTGTGGCGTCCATGATCATCGATGCGCTCGGCGAGATGGGAAACGTCAAGGCCGTGACCATGCTGCTTCGCCGCATGGACGATTCCGCGACAGCGCTTCGGAACAAGATCGTCAAGGCCGTGGTCAGGATTCTCGGTGGCAAGTCCCTGACCTTGCTCAGCGAGGACGAGCGCGAGAAATTTCGTCAGTACCTTCTGGTCGCGCTCAAGGACGAGGACGTGGATATTCAGGATGCCGCGATTCAGGGGCTGGCCTATGTCGGCGGGGAAAAGGCATCCCGGGGGATTCTCCAGATTGCCGGAGCTCTGGATCAGGATCGGGATCAGGAACGGCTTGCCGTCATTCTCGCCTTTCTGGCCCAGATCGGGCTGACCGATGCGCTCAAGGCTGGCGTACTGGATGAAAATCCCGAGGTGGCGCGCGTCGCGGTGCAGACCGTTGCCCAGATCGGCGGTGATGCCTGTGACGAGAACGGCTTGATCTGCGGGGTGCTCAAGGAGGCTTTCTGGCAGGTCGGCTTGTACATCCAGCGGCAGATAATCAGCGTTCTGGCTGCCCGGGCCTCGGTGGAGGAAAAGGATTTCTTCATCAGGGTACTGGAGGAGCACAAGGACGGGACCGTGCTCAAAAGCGTGGTCTACATGCTGGGCGAGCGTTTTCGTCTGGCCGAAGTCGTGGACAGGGTGTTCCCTCTGCTCGACCATCAGTACGACGATGTGAAGGAAGCGGCTCTTGAGGCGCTTATTGCCATTGACGGTCCGGAAGTCCATGAACGCTTTGCTGCAATGTTTGCGAGCGAGAACCCCGTGGACAGGCTCATGTCCACATATGCCCTCGGCAAGATGGGACCAGGCAGTCATGGGGGAATTCTCGCGGCGGCTCTTGAGGACGAGATTCCGGATATCCGCAAGGTCGCTGTGGAAGCGCTGGCCTCTGCCGCAGAGGATGTCGAGGACTGGAAGTCGCTGCTGCTGACCCGATTGGGGGATGAGAACAAGGACGTCCGGCTTACCGTGATCGAAATCATGGGCAGGATTTACGACGACAGTTTCATTCCGTATCTGATCGAAGCTCTGGGTGATCATGATGATTGGGTGCGGATTCGCGCTGTGGATGCGCTCGGCGAACACCAGGAGGCCTCGGCGGTTCCCGAACTGATCGGTCTGCTGGAAAGCCAGAACAATTTCGTGGTGATGAAGGCCATGGAGGCGTTGAGCCAGATCGGCGGAACTTCTGCATTCAGGGCGCTTCTGGAAATAACGAACAGCGATGAATACGAATTGGCCAGTGCCGCGGAAGAGGCTATTGCCAGAATTCAGGAATCACAGGAGTAG
- a CDS encoding porin family protein: MKKIAFAIMLVLVLASTAMAAKTEYGPYVGMLLSGQQLQETDVSATGLDVTFDPGFGVTAYAGYHWPIGLRLELEGSYFKSDIDKVKAGGASAHPDGSVDMKAIMVNALWEFENSSQWFAYLGLGGGYGWSKGEVYGDHASDSVPLMQPILGVGYHLTENISMNLDYKYTFGLDTLDYDGVKGDFDAHRLGLGLRYNF, encoded by the coding sequence ATGAAGAAAATTGCTTTTGCCATAATGCTTGTCCTTGTCCTCGCTTCCACCGCGATGGCAGCAAAGACCGAATACGGTCCCTATGTCGGCATGCTGCTCTCCGGACAGCAACTGCAGGAAACGGACGTATCTGCCACAGGTCTGGACGTCACCTTCGACCCGGGTTTCGGTGTCACTGCATATGCAGGCTATCACTGGCCCATCGGACTGCGTCTGGAGCTGGAAGGCAGCTATTTCAAATCGGACATCGACAAGGTCAAGGCTGGCGGCGCCAGTGCCCACCCCGACGGCTCCGTCGACATGAAGGCCATCATGGTCAACGCGCTTTGGGAATTCGAAAACAGCAGCCAGTGGTTTGCCTACCTCGGCCTTGGCGGCGGCTACGGCTGGTCCAAGGGCGAAGTGTACGGCGACCATGCCTCGGATAGCGTTCCCCTGATGCAACCCATCCTCGGTGTCGGCTACCACCTGACGGAAAACATATCCATGAATCTGGACTACAAGTACACGTTCGGTCTGGATACGCTGGATTATGACGGGGTAAAGGGCGATTTCGACGCCCACAGACTCGGTCTGGGCCTGCGATACAATTTCTAG
- the casA gene encoding type I-E CRISPR-associated protein Cse1/CasA has product MKFNLLTEHWLPVRCEDNTMRRIAPWEMTSQGLAPLAPNSPRPDFNAALLEFLVGLTQTAFAPANRKEWKARLAEPPSPEQLQQAFAPHEPYFNLLGERPRFLQDLTMKEKDKPARVGVASLFIEQPSGNTLTTNKDVFIKRGQVETLCPACAAAALYTLQAFAPAGGKGHRTSMRGGGPLSTLIPGRTLWESVWLNVIPSDNVKLPSASGPDELEKGVYAWMSPTHTSEKGEEVTPEAMHPLHAYWGMPRRIVLEECEATGPCDICGMEHPVAVRTYLTRPNGCNYSSYWLHPLTPYRMSTPPLSIKGRADIEAYSNWLGLVYGEPEISGKAGENRVGRALCIKSLPRRLHGQVNVAGYDMDNAKAQEWCEHAFPVYVVEGNLTDFRTTVRDMVQAADQVRRNLVGALKDAMVHEAGKNQAKIDMTIFDNAGTAFWSETESMFYSLMEKLAALPDSDEALARTDELMLEWGSHLLHKSMVLFDKCAGGFGIPVERMERFVLARDKMVGFNVKKLRTFNMYPQKEAA; this is encoded by the coding sequence ATGAAATTCAATCTTCTGACCGAACACTGGCTTCCGGTTCGGTGCGAGGACAACACGATGCGCAGGATCGCGCCGTGGGAAATGACGAGCCAAGGGCTGGCCCCTCTGGCTCCGAATTCGCCCCGGCCCGACTTCAATGCCGCGTTGCTGGAGTTCCTCGTCGGGCTGACGCAGACCGCGTTTGCCCCGGCCAACCGGAAGGAATGGAAGGCACGACTTGCCGAACCGCCGTCGCCGGAACAACTGCAACAGGCGTTTGCGCCGCACGAACCGTACTTCAACCTGCTCGGCGAACGCCCCCGATTCCTGCAGGACCTGACCATGAAGGAAAAGGACAAGCCTGCACGCGTTGGCGTGGCCTCCCTGTTCATCGAACAGCCGAGCGGCAACACCCTGACCACGAACAAGGACGTTTTCATCAAGCGCGGACAGGTGGAGACCCTGTGCCCGGCCTGTGCAGCCGCCGCCCTGTACACGCTTCAGGCATTTGCGCCAGCCGGTGGCAAGGGGCACCGCACGTCCATGCGCGGCGGCGGCCCCCTCTCCACGCTGATCCCGGGCAGAACGCTCTGGGAAAGCGTCTGGCTGAACGTGATTCCTTCGGACAATGTCAAGCTGCCTTCGGCATCCGGACCGGATGAGCTGGAAAAAGGCGTCTACGCCTGGATGAGCCCCACGCATACCAGCGAAAAAGGCGAAGAGGTCACGCCCGAGGCAATGCACCCCCTGCATGCCTACTGGGGCATGCCCCGGCGCATCGTTCTGGAAGAGTGCGAAGCAACCGGGCCGTGCGACATCTGCGGAATGGAACATCCGGTTGCGGTCCGCACCTATCTGACCCGGCCAAACGGCTGCAATTACAGTTCGTACTGGCTGCACCCGCTCACTCCGTACCGCATGAGCACTCCACCCCTGTCCATAAAGGGACGCGCGGACATCGAGGCATACAGCAACTGGCTCGGGCTTGTGTACGGCGAACCCGAGATTTCGGGCAAGGCCGGGGAAAACCGCGTGGGCCGCGCCCTGTGCATCAAAAGCCTGCCCCGAAGACTCCACGGACAAGTCAATGTGGCCGGATACGACATGGACAATGCCAAAGCCCAGGAATGGTGCGAACACGCATTCCCTGTCTATGTCGTGGAGGGCAACCTCACTGATTTCCGAACAACTGTCCGCGACATGGTTCAGGCAGCGGATCAGGTTCGCCGCAACCTTGTGGGCGCGCTCAAGGACGCCATGGTGCACGAGGCCGGAAAGAATCAGGCAAAAATCGACATGACGATCTTCGACAATGCCGGAACCGCATTCTGGAGCGAAACCGAATCCATGTTCTACTCCCTGATGGAAAAACTGGCCGCCCTGCCCGACTCGGACGAGGCACTCGCTCGAACCGACGAACTCATGCTCGAATGGGGCAGCCACCTGC